In the Topomyia yanbarensis strain Yona2022 chromosome 3, ASM3024719v1, whole genome shotgun sequence genome, one interval contains:
- the LOC131689075 gene encoding uncharacterized protein LOC131689075: MRANSEIRETSDCGESSSIFEHGSSTAFSGATAFSSVVDPLRASKIDTMAEAQRLIGISLAKIAQSRVCRGGVSLHKNLLVATVLQKARYIFMEEAYHIVHGHYLQQNKCMELEMEKQRNAAAAAAAAAAAASVNNVGEDDSCSESEDSDESESYASSENNDESDNDDKENSPPSLTTDEESSQVLYFDMDVKKVENSNKRRRDVAEWETDEAVQSILPKRIKSESDSQTVDAASEGTTNELVPSSDAFALSESANNQVVAEDLSRQQSESTLQHTPSVESIDRITSLVSIFSFGNLTRSVSTPDFCAAQAKDSESSLAQLQHSQRGYLTMTV, translated from the coding sequence ATGCGGGCAAACAGCGAGATACGCGAAACCAGCGACTGTGGTGAGTCATCGAGTATTTTTGAACACGGAAGCAGTACGGCATTCAGCGGCGCTACAGCTTTTAGTTCAGTCGTTGATCCATTGAGGGCGAGCAAGATTGATACCATGGCAGAGGCGCAACGCTTGATTGGTATTTCCCTGGCCAAGATAGCCCAGTCTAGGGTCTGTCGCGGAGGGGTGTCCTTGCACAAAAACTTGCTAGTGGCAACCGTTCTGCAAAAAGCACGCTACATTTTTATGGAGGAAGCTTATCATATTGTGCATGGTCATTACCTTCAACAGAACAAGTGTATGGAGCTGGAGATGGAGAAGCAGCGGAATGCGGCTGCGGCAGCGGCTGCAGCTGCAGCAGCGGCTTCGGTGAATAATGTTGGCGAAGACGATAGTTGCAGTGAAAGTGAGGATAGCGATGAATCGGAATCGTATGCATCAAGTGAAAATAACGACGAAAGCGATAACGACGACAAGGAAAACAGTCCACCTTCGCTAACCACCGATGAAGAATCATCGCAGGTGCTGTACTTTGATATGGACGTGAAAAAAGTGGAAAATAGTAACAAACGAAGACGCGACGTTGCTGAATGGGAAACAGATGAAGCGGTTCAATCCATCCTACCGAAACGCATCAAATCCGAGTCGGATAGTCAAACTGTGGATGCTGCTTCCGAGGGAACTACCAACGAGCTCGTACCAAGTAGTGACGCATTTGCTCTGTCGGAATCCGCAAACAATCAAGTCGTGGCAGAGGATTTATCCCGTCAACAAAGTGAATCCACATTACAGCATACACCATCTGTGGAGAGTATTGACCGAATAACTTCATTGGTTTCGATATTCAGCTTTGGAAACCTAACACGTTCGGTATCGACACCAGACTTCTGTGCAGCGCAAGCAAAAGATTCCGAGAGCTCACTCGCTCAGTTACAGCATTCGCAGCGAGGTTATCTAACTATGACTGTATAA
- the LOC131688732 gene encoding cleavage and polyadenylation specificity factor subunit 1, protein MFSICKQTHEATAVEFSLTCHFFNNNEKSLVTGGANILKVYRLIPDADPSTRDKFTTVRPPNMKLECMATYTLFGNMMSMQSVSLAGSQRDALLISFKDAKLSVVQFDPDNFELKTLSLHYFEEEDIKGGWTGNYHTPIVRVDPDNRCAVMLVYGRKLVVLPFRKDSSLDEIEVQDVKPMKKPAMQLIAKTPILASYVIELKESEERIDNVIDIQFLHGYYEPTLLILYEPVKTFPGRIAVRSDTCMMVALSLNIQQRVHPVIWTVNSLPFDCLQSIAISKPIGGCLILSVNALIYLNQSVPPYGVSLNSIADHCTNFPLKPQDGVRISLDGAQVCFIEPEKLVLSLKGGELYVLTMCADSMRSVRSFHFSKAAASVLTSCICVVEEEYLFLGSRLGNSLLLRFKEKDESMVITIEDNEVTEKEPKRQRLEQEELEVYGTGQKTSVQLTSYIFEVCDSILNIGPIAHMAVGERATEEEQEENKDILYVPNKLDLEIVTSSGHGKNGALCVLQNSIKPQVITSFGLSGCLDVWTVVGDKGDDMHTFMILSQEAGTMVLQTGDEINEIENTGFATNVPTIHVGNIGANRFIVQVTTKSIRLLQGTRLLQNIPIDLGCPLAAVSIADPYVCVRSSEGRVITLALREGKGTPRLAVNKNTISTTPPVLAISVYKDVSGMFTTKYEDYYDVSKVSAASYSSGFGYMKPEPHMKIEDEEDLLYGETGRSFKVTSMADMAIETKKKNPDFWRKFMQQVKLTYWLFAVRDNGNLEIYSMPDLKLVYLITNVGNGNKVLSDSMEFVPLVGQSGADPDVIPGSFTSPYGFNANLLPKEILMVPLGHYGSRPMLFIRLENDLLVYRVFRYSKGHLKLRFKRVPCDVTCPIFHTNLRQSAPTDQEGEKQDEESTKILYENVSMIRHFTNVSGYSGVAVCGEKPYFIFLTSRGELRSHRMYAKSVMRGFASFNNVNCPNGFLYFDQHYELKIAVFPGYLSYDSIWPVRKIPLRSSPKQIVYHKENKVYCIVMDTEDVCSKYYRFNGEDKELTEENKGERFLYPMGHIFSVVLVTPSAWEIVPETSINLEEWEHVISLKNVSLPFEGARSGLKEYIAVGTNYNYSEDITSRGRLLLYDIIEVVPEPGKPLTKYKLKEVIVKEQKGPVSALTHVAGFLVGAVGQKVYLWQLKDDDLVGVAFIDTHIYVHQMISIKSLILVADVYKSISLIRFQEEYRTLSLVSRDYQPLNVYQIEYIVDNNNLGFLVTDEQCNIITYMYQPESRESIGGQRLLRKCDYHVGQNINTMFRVQCDYHESDASKRNLNYDFKHTTYFATLDGGVGFVLPLPEKTYRRLFMLQNVLMTHSPHLCGLNPKAYRTIKTVRKSINPARCIVDGDLIWTFLSLPANEKLEVAKKIGTRIDEICADLMEIESVTHTF, encoded by the exons ATGTTCTCCATCTGCAAGCAAACCCACGAAGCAACTGCGGTGGAGTTTTCCCTCACTTGCCATTTCTTTAACAACAATGAGAAATCGCTCGTGACTGGAGGGGCTAACATCCTCAAGGTCTACCGGTTGATTCCGGATGCCGATCCAAGTACCAGGGATAAGTTTACCA CTGTTCGCCCACCGAACATGAAGCTGGAATGTATGGCCACGTACACGCTATTTGGCAACATGATGTCCATGCAATCGGTGTCGCTGGCTGGATCGCAGCGAGACGCCTTATTGATCAGCTTTAAAGATGCTAAACTTTCGGTCGTTCAGTTCGATCCGGATAACTTTGAACTGAAGACGCTGTCGTTGCATTACTTCGAGGAGGAGGATATCAAAGGGGGATGGACGGGTAACTATCATACGCCGATCGTTCGCGTCGATCCGGATAATCGTTGCGCCGTAATGTTGGTCTATGGACGGAAGCTAGTGGTGCTACCGTTTCGAAAGGATAGTTCGCTGGATGAGATCGAAGTGCAGGATGTGAAGCCGATGAAAAAGCCTGCGATGCAGCTGATTGCAAAGACACCGATTCTTGCTTCGTATGTGATTGAGTTGAAGGAGTCGGAGGAAAGGATTGACAATGTGATCGATATTCAGTTCCTGCATGGGTATTATGAACCGACGTTGTTGATTTTGTACGAGCCGGTGAAAACTTTTCCTGG TCGTATTGCAGTTCGGTCGGACACCTGCATGATGGTTGCTCTGTCACTGAACATTCAACAGAGAGTACATCCGGTCATTTGGACGGTGAACAGTTTGCCGTTTGATTGTTTGCAATCGATTGCCATCAGTAAACCAATTGGAGGTTGTTTAATCCTGAGTGTCAATGCGTTGATTTATCTCAATCAGAGCGTCCCGCCTTATGGTGTTAGTCTGAACAGTATTGCTGACCATTGTACAAATTTTCCGTTAA AGCCACAGGATGGTGTCCGTATCAGTCTGGATGGAGCACAGGTTTGTTTCATCGAACCCGAAAAACTCGTACTTTCACTAAAGGGCGGTGAACTGTACGTGCTAACGATGTGTGCAGATTCGATGCGTAGCGTTCGCAGTTTTCATTTTAGCAAAGCGGCCGCCAGTGTGTTGACAAGCTGC ATCTGCGTCGTCGAAGAGGAGTATCTGTTCCTGGGTTCACGGTTGGgtaattcgcttctgctgcgatTTAAAGAGAAAGACGAAAGTATGGTGATTACTATTGAGGATAACGAAGTTACGGAGAAAGAACCGAAGCGGCAGCGGTTGGAGCAGGAAGAACTGGAAGTGTATGGTACGGGACAGAAAACCTCCGTGCAGTTGACGAGTTACATCTTTGAGGTGTGTGATAGTATTTTAAACATTGGCCCAATCGCTCACATGGCTGTTGGGGAGCGGGCAACTGAGGAGGAACAAGAAGAAAACAAAGATATACTTTATGTACCGAACAAGCTGGATTTGGAGATTGTGACAAGTAGCGGACATGGCAAAAATGGAGCGCTTTGTGTGCTGCAAAATTCGATAAAGCCCCAGGTTATTACCAGTTTCGGTTTGTCCGGATGTTTGGACGTGTGGACCGTCGTGGGAGATAAAGGTGACGATATGCATACGTTTATGATTTTGTCACAAGAAGCGGGAACTATGGTTCTGCAAACGGGAGACGAAATTAACGAGATAGAAAACACGGGATTTGCGACCAATGTTCCAACGATTCATGTGGGAAATATTGGAGCGAATCGATTCATAGTGCAAGTGACTACAAAATCAATTCGCTTGTTGCAAGGTACTCGATTACTGCAGAACATTCCGATTGATTTGGGATGTCCGCTTGCCGCGGTTTCGATAGCCGACCCGTACGTATGCGTGAGATCGTCGGAAGGCCGAGTAATTACCCTAGCGCTGCGAGAGGGTAAAGGAACTCCACGATTGGCAGTCAACAAAAACACAATTAGTACAACTCCGCCCGTACTCGCTATTAGCGTGTATAAGGATGTTTCTGGTATGTTTACTACCAAGTATGAAGATTACTACGATGTGTCGAAAGTAAGTGCAGCTTCCTATTCAAGCGGATTTGGATACATGAAGCCTGAACCGCACATGAAAATTGAAGATGAGGAAGACTTACTCTACGGCGAAACTGGTCGCTCGTTCAAGGTCACTTCAATGGCGGATATGGCAATAGAAACGAAGAAAAAGAACCCggatttttggcgaaaatttaTGCAACAGGTTAAATTAACCTACTGGTTGTTTGCCGTCCGGGACAATGGAAACTTGGAGATTTATTCTATGCCCGATTTGAAGCTTGTTTATCTGATCACAAACGTTGGCAATGGGAATAAAGTGCTTTCGGATTCTATGGAGTTTGTTCCGCTCGTTGgtcaatcaggagcggatcccGATGTAATACCTGGTAGTTTTACCAGTCCATATGGATTTAACGCCAATCTACTGCCGAAAGAAATTCTAATGGTACCATTGGGTCACTACGGATCAAGACCAATGCTTTTTATTCGCTTGGAAAACGACCTGCTCGTCTATCGGGTGTTCCGGTACTCGAAGGGGCATTTGAAACTGCGCTTCAAACGAGTGCCTTGCGACGTGACATGTCCAATTTTCCATACCAACCTTCGTCAAAGCGCACCAACTGATCAGGAAGGCGAAAAACAAGACGAGGAGTCGACTAAAATTTTGTACGAAAACGTTTCGATGATTCGTCATTTTACTAACGTTTCCGGGTACAGTGGAGTAGCTGTCTGTGGCGAGAAGCCgtatttcatatttttgacATCTCGTGGAGAACTGAGAAGTCATCGGATGTACGCCAAATCAGTTATGAGAGGATTTGCTTCTTTTAACAACGTCAATTGTCCAAATGGGTTTCTGTACTTCGACCAACATTACGAATTGAAAATTGCCGTCTTTCCAGGGTATCTTTCATACGACTCCATCTGGCCAGTCAGAAAAATCCCTCTACGCAGCTCTCCCAAACAGATCGTGTACCACAAGGAGAATAAAGTGTACTGCATCGTAATGGACACGGAGGATGTCTGCAGCAAATATTATCGATTTAATGGCGAGGACAAAGAGCTTACCGAGGAAAACAAAGGCGAGCGGTTTCTGTATCCTATGGGTCACATTTTTTCGGTGGTATTGGTTACACCTTCGGCCTGGGAAATAGTTCCGGAAACATCAATAAATCTAGAAGAATGGGAACATGTAATCTCTCTCAAGAATGTCAGCCTTCCCTTTGAGGGAGCACGATCCGGTTTAAAAGAGTACATTGCCGTTGGAACCAATTACAACTACAGTGAAGATATCACATCCCGCGGAAGGTTGCTGCTGTACGACATCATCGAGGTCGTACCGGAACCGGGAAAACCTTTGACCAA ATACAAGCTCAAGGAAGTCATCGTAAAAGAACAGAAAGGTCCCGTTTCCGCCCTAACACACGTGGCGGGCTTCCTAGTGGGTGCCGTCGGTCAGAAGGTCTACCTGTGGCAGCTGAAGGACGATGATCTGGTTGGAGTGGCTTTCATCGATACTCACATCTACGTGCACCAAATGATATCGATTAAGTCATTAATTCTGGTAGCGGACGTGTACAAATCCATCAGTCTAATTCGATTCCAAGAGGAGTACCGCACCCTGTCGCTGGTTTCACGTGACTATCAACCACTGAACGTATACCAGATCGAGTACATCGTCGATAATAATAATCTAGGTTTTCTGGTCACCGATGAACAATGCAACATAATCACTTACATGTACCAGCCGGAGTCCCGTGAGTCGATCGGTGGACAACGTCTGCTGCGGAAGTGTGATTATCATGTGGGTCAAAATATCAACACCATGTTCCGTGTTCAGTGCGATTATCACGAGAGTGATGCATCAAAGCGGAATTTAAACTACGATTTTAAGCACACGACCTATTTCGCCACTCTAGACGGTGGTGTCGGGTTCGTTCTACCTTTGCCGGAGAAAACCTATCGACGATTGTTCATGTTGCAGAACGTTCTGATGACGCACAGTCCTCACCTGTGCGGGTTGAATCCCAAAGCTTATCGAACTATTAAAACAGTCCGTAAGTCGATAAACCCTGCGCGTTGTATTGTGGATGGAGATCTGATATGGACCTTCCTGAGTTTACCTGCCAATGAAAAGCTGGAAGTTGCTAAAAAAATCGGTACCCGCATCGACGAAATCTGTGCAGATTTAATGGAAATTGAATCAGTGACGCATACCTTCTAA